A stretch of DNA from Parvularcula bermudensis HTCC2503:
ACGGGGCTCAAACGACCCTCAGCGCATTCGTCCGGACCCTGCCGATCGAGGCCAAGGTCGTGGATCAGACCCCCGCCGATATCGCGATCATCGGGATGAGCGCGATCCTGCCTGGGGCCAAAACCGCCGAGCAATTCTGGGAAAATATCCTCGGAAAAGTGCACGCCATCAAGGAAGTGCCCGAGCATCGCTGGGATGTGGATCAGTTCTTCGACCCCGAAAAGGGCAAGCGGGACAAGATCTATTCCCGCTGGGGCGGCTTCATCGACGATGTTCGCTTTGATCCGATGCGGTTCGGCATGCCGCCGAATTCGCTCGAATCGATCGACCCCATGCAGCTCCTCGGCCTTGTCGCCATGGATGAGGTCATGAAGGACGCTGATCTGTGTCCGAATGGTCTCGATGGGGAAAATACATCGGTGATCCTCGGGTTTTCCGGCGGTCTTGGTGAGCTTGGGATCAAATACGCAGCGCGGACGGAGATGTACCGGTCTCAAGGGTATGTGGATCCTGAGGATCTCGACTTTATGCCCGAATGGACGTCCGACAGCTTTGCGGGGCTGTTGCCGAACGTTGCGCCGGGGCGGATCGCCAACCGGTTCAATCTCGGTGGCGTCAACTTCACGGTCGATGCGGCCTGTGCCTCCTCCTTGGCGGCGATCTATCAAGGCGTGCTCGAACTTGAGACGGGGCGCAGCGACCTCGTTATCGGCGGCGGTATCGACACCGTTCAGGGACCCTTCGGCTTTACGTGTTTTGCCAAGGCCGGGGCGCTATCCCCCCGGGGCATGTCGAACACCTTCGACGAAAAGGCCGATGGGATCGCGATCTCCGAAGGTCTCGCCATGATCGCCATGAAGCGCCTGTCGGACGCCGAGCGGGACGGTGACAAGATCCTGGCCGTGATCAAGGGGATTGCGGGCTCTTCTGACGGGAAGGCGAAGGGGCTGATGGCGCCGCTGCCGCGGGGGCAAATGCGGGCGCTCCGCCGGGCCTACAATCAGGCGGGATATTCTCCCGCCACGGTGGGGCATTTCGAGGCACATGGGACCGGTACGGCCGCGGGGGATCGCGCTGAAATCGAAAGTCTCAGCACGGTTCTTCTGGAAGAGGGGGCCGAGCCCCGTAGTGCGGTGGTGGGGTCGGTGAAGACCAATATCGGTCACACCAAATCCTCAGCCGGGGTAGCTGGGCTGATCAAGTCGATTTGTGCCCTGAACGATAAGATATTACCGCCCCATCGCGGGGTCGACGTGCCGAACGAAGCCTTCACCAAAGAAGGCTTCCCGCTGCATGTCTCCCAGGAGGTGCGGCCGTGGTTCGCCAGTGCCGGCCCCCGGCGGGCGAGCGTCAGTGCCTTTGGCTTTGGCGGCACCAATTTCCACGCCACGCTCGAAGAATATACGGGCGACTATCGCGAGGCGCAGCCCCTCGCCCGGCGCTGGCCGGTGGAGCTCTATGTCTGGCGGGAAGAGAGCAAAGACGCCCTGATCGCGGCGATGATGGACACCCTGTCCGCCCTCGATGCGGGGGGGCAGCCGCACGGGCCCGATCTCGCCCTCAGCTTGGCGGCCAAGGCGGCGCCCGCGGGGCTTGGGGCGGCAATTGTGGCCTGCTCCGTCGATGTGCTTCGGGAAAAGCTCCGGGGGCTGATCGGTAACATCAATCAGCCGAACGACATCGATCGTCCGGCGGGGGCCTATTATTCTGGCAAGTCGAGCGCCGATGCGGGTCAACTGGCGGTGCTGTTCTCGGGGCAGGGGTCGCAATACCCCGACATGTTCCGCAAATTCGCCGCTTACAATGCGGCGATGCGGGACCGGATCGAACTCGCCGACAAGCAGACCCGGTCGAGCGAAACCTTCCGTGATGGAAAGCGCCTTGCGGAGCTGATCTACCCCGCCGATCGTTTCACCCCCGCTGAGGATAAGGCCGCGAAACAAGCCTTGATGCAGACCGAGGTGACGCAGCCGGCCCTCGGCGCCGTTGAGGCGGGCCTCTGGGCGGTGCTGTCGGCGATGGGGCTCACGCCGGCCATGGCCGCCGGGCACTCCTATGGCGAGTTTGCCGCCCTTCATGCGGCGGGGTCGATCACGGCCGAAGAGCTCTTTGCCATCTCCGAGGCGCGGGGGCGTCTCATCTCCAAGGCGTCGTCCGGGGGGGATCTGGGGGCGATGGTCGCGGCATTGGGGCCGATCGAGGAGGTCCGCCGCGTCGTGGGCGACATGGACGATGTCTATTACGCGAATTTCAACGCGCCGCGGCAGACGATCCTGTCCGGTGGCAAGGACGCCATGAAGGCGGTCGCTGACAAGCTCGACGCGGCGGGGATCAATGCGAAGATGCTGCCGGTCTCGGCGGCCTTCCACTCGCCCTACATGCAGCCCGCGAGCGAGCCCTTCAACAAGGTGCTGGGCGACATCGACTTCAAGGCGCCCCGCTTCCCGGTGTACGCAAATGGGACAGCGGCCCCCCATGACCCTGCCTCCTTGGGGGCGGCCATGGGTGCCCATCTGACGGGACCGGTGAAATTCACCGAAACGGTGGAGCGGATGCACGCCGATGGCGCGCGCATCTTCCTCGAAATCGGCCCGAAAACCGTGCTGACGGACCTCGTGAAGGCCAATCTTCTCCAAAAAGACTTCACGGCCATCAGTGTCGACGGCCATGGGGGCGACCTTGCCGGGCTCTTCCACGGGATCGGCGAATTACACGCCGCTGGGGTTTCGCTCGATTTGGCACCCCTCTTGAAGGGTAGAGCCAAGCGAATTGACCTCAGAAAGCTCGCGGAGATCCGCCTCGAGCCGCCGATGTCACAGCATGAGTGGCTGATCAATGGAACCTATGCACGGCGCCAAGACCAAGTGGTTCACGTCCAAGCCCCGCAGCGGGACACCCCCGCTCTTGGGGCGCCGGGCGCGGGCGCTGCGGTTCATGGGGCCCCTAATGGGTCTCTCAATGGATCTGACAATGGATCTGAGGCGCTTCCCGGCGCGGCCCCCCATGGGGCCGGCGGCGCGGCTTCGGCGCCTCAAGCACCCAACGGCCCGGCCAATGGGACGGGCCCATCCCCTTCTGCGTCGCCATCCCTCCCCGAAGGATGGCGCCGTATCACCGGCAGCGCGGCGCACGGCCTCGCCGGCTCCCGGTTTTCTCTCACCAATGGCTCAGGAGACAATGCGATGACCTACGATCCACCGCACGGCTCGCCCCTGATGGGTGACGCTGCGCTGCGGGAATATTTCGGCGTAATGCGCCAATTTCTGCAAACCCAGGAAAGTGTGATGCTTTCCCTCGCCGGGAACGGCGCCGGTTCTGCCATGGCGTACGAAGCCCATCAGCAAACGGCGATGCCCGCTCCGGCGCCGGCCCCGCTGGCGTTGCCGCAACCTGCCGCGCCCGCGCCCCAAGCCGCGGCACCGGCCCCCGCGCCTGTTGCAGAACCGGCCCCGGCGGTGAACGGTCACGCGCTGAACGGCCATGCGAATGGCGCCCATATGAACGGCGCGCATGCCGAGCCGGCCCCGGCCCCGGCGCCCGCACCGGCTCCTGCTCCGGCCCCCGTGGCCGAGGCGGCCCCGGCCCCTGCGGCCGCGCCCGCGCCTGCGGCGGCTGGCAGCATCGATGTCAAAGCGACCCTGCTCGACATCGTCAGTGACCGGACCGGCTATCCTGAGGACATGCTGTCCATGGATGCCGATATCGAAGCCGATCTTGGGATCGACTCGATCAAGCGGACCGAAATCCTCGGTGCTATGCGCGGGGCCTTGCCCGACAGTGCCACCGATGCGCTCGAAGAGCGCATGCAGGATCTCTCTAAGGCGAAGTCGCTTTCTGAGATCGAAGGCATCATTGCCGGCGTGGTTGGAAGCGCCGGGGGGGCGGATCAGCGCCCTTTTGAGTTAAGCGGGGAGGCAACGCCGATTGTGCCGATTGAGGCACCGTCATCAGCATACGCCGCGCTTCCCCGCTTTATCACCAAGGCGTATGCAGAACCGGTGGCCGATGTGCCACTCGAAACCCCCGACGACGGGGTCGTGGTCATCCTCGCAGGAGACGCCGCGGCCCTCGCCGACGAGGTTCAGAGCCAGATTGAGACCGCCGGCGGGCAGGCCGTTATTGCCCGTCGGAAGGTCTGGTCTGACGAGGCGGCTTTTGCCACCTGGCTCAATGACATACGGGCGAAGTACCGGATCCGACGGGCCGTCAACCTGGCGGCAGTCGATTTGCCGCCCTTTACCCTCGACATGTCGCTCGACGCCTGGCGGTCCCAGATCGACGCGGCGGTGAAGTCGCTCTTCCCGGTTCTCCGGCTCTTGGCCCCCGACCTCATGGAGGGCGGTACCTTTATCAGCGCCTCAGCCTGCGGCGGCCAGTTCTCCCGCAGCGCGCCCTTTGAGGCGTTCGATGGCGGGCTGCCCAATCCCGCCGCCGGCGGCGCGATCGGCCTTTTGAAATGCCTGTCCCTCGAATGGCGTGAGGCGCGGGTCAAAGCGATCGACCTCGATCCCAAGGAAAGCCTTGAGGCCCAGGCAAGCCACCTTCTCACCGAGCTTCTCTTGCCGGGCGGACGGCGCGAGGTCGGCTATCCCGGCGGCGTGCGCACAGTCTTTAAGACGGCACCGGGCTCGGTCACCCGCCATGCCGAAAATGCGCGGCATCCGGACGAAAATTGGGTCGTGCTCGCGATTGGCGGGCTCAAGGGGATCACAGCGGAGACCTTGCGCCATCTCGCGTCCCGTAAGGCGACCCTGGTCCTCGCCAGCCGCAGCGGTATTCCCACGGCTGAGGAAGAGGACACCAAGGGGATTGAGGACGAAGGGCAGCTCCGGGCGCACTTTATCCAGAAGGCCAAGGCGGCGGGAGAGAAAATCCTCCCTGCTCAGATCAACAAGAAAGTTTCGCAACTCATCTCGACCCGCGAAGTCTATGCGAATTTGCGCGACTTCGAAGCCTTCGGCGCCAAGATCGACGTGCGGTCGGTGGATATGCGTGACGCCGACGCGGTTGGCGCCATGGTCGATGACCTTTACGGCAAATATGGGCGGATCGATGCGGTGTATTTCGGCGCCGGTATTATCGAGGACAGCCTCCTCATCAGCAAAGAAGACCTCTCAAGCGTTCACCGCGTGATCGATACAAAGGTCGACAGTGCGTTCATCCTGGCGAAGAAATTGCGCGTTGACTCCCTCAAATTCTTCGGCCTCTTCACCTCCGTTGCCGGACGGTTCGGCAACCCCGGACAGACCGATTACGGGGCGGCGAACGAAGTTCTGAACCAGCTGGGCTGGGCGCTTCGGGCCCATTGGGGGCCGGGGGTCAAGGTCTCTGCGGTGAATTGGGGCCCGTGGCTGAAGGTCACCAATGGCAAAGGCATGGTGACCCCCGAGACCAAAAAGCAGTTCGAGGCGCGCGGTGTGTCGCTTGTCACCCCCGCCGGCGGGCTGGTCTACATGGTCAACGAAGTGCTTTATGCGTCCCCGGATGAGGTCGAAGCCATCGCCGGTGACGAAAGCTGGGGGTATCAGGAGGAAGCCTTCGGGGCCCTGCCGCGGCCATCCGCCCGCAAGATCGGCGGGATGGACTTCCCGCTGCTGCATGGCGCGGAACGAACAAATCTCTCTACAGAGCAATATGGTCTGACCAAGTCGGTCGACCTGATCTCGGATCCCTATCTCGATCACCACCGGATCGATCATACGCCGGTCATGCCGTTCATGGGGGCCCTTGAATATATCGCTGAGGCGGCAGCCTTCGCCGCGCCGGACAAGACGGTCTACAGCGTGTCGGATATGCGCCTCTTCAAAGGGGTGACCTTGGAGGGCGATCATGTGCCCCTCGATATCAAGGTCAAACCGACGGGCGAGGGGGCCGAGGTCGAGCTATGGGCGGGCGGCGCACGCCCCGTGCCGGGCTATCGCGCGGCGGTGTCCTATACCCCGCCAACCATTCAGGCCCCGACCTATGTGCCGCCGCCGCAGCCGCGCACAGGGGTGTCGATGGACGAAGCCTATCGCGATTGGCTGTTCCACGGCGCCTGTCTGCAAACCATCACCAATGTCCGCCATCTCGACGAGCGCCGTCTGGTGGTCGATGCGATGGCGACGGGACCGGGGGATCTCTACCCCCCCGCCAAGGGCGCAAACTGGATTTTCGATCCGGCTCTCCTCGATGGGGCCTTGCAAATGGTGCTCGTCTGGTCGCGGGTCATGCGCAACGAGACGGGGCTGCCCGCAAGAATGTCGAGCGTGACGCGCTTTACCACGGCGCCGGTCACCGGCCCTGTGCTGATCGACATGCACTTTATCTCTGCGCATGATGATTCGCGGATTAAATGCAATTTTGCGATTTTCGGTCAGAATGGTCAGCCTCTGGTATTTGTCGACCTCTTTGAGGCGACCAGTACCGATGCCCTCAATCGGGTCGGCGGTGTGGTCGCCGATCGTCTTCCCTTCGGTCAGGGACGGTCCGAAGCCGATGCCCTGAAGCTTCTGTGAGAGATGGTATGACGAAGCCCCTGGATATCGCCATTGTCGGCATGGACGGCATGTTCGCCAAAGCGCCGGACAAGGAGATCTTCTGGTCGAACATCCTCAATAAGGTGAATGCGATCACCGAGGCCAGCGACGAGTGGCTGGGTGAGGAACGCCTGCTCGACCCCGATGCGCCCCTCGAAAAATTGCGGATCTATACGCGTCGCGGGGGCTTCCTGCATGATATTTCGCGGTTCGATCCTCGGCCCTATGGCACCATGCCGATCTCGGTTCTGGGCGGCGAGGCCGATCAGTTCCTGGCCTTGCATGGAACGGCCCTGGCCCTGCGGGATGGCGGCTATGGCGAGGATCGGGATTTCGATCGCAGCCGCGTTGGGGTGATCTTCGGCCATGCCATTCACGCCAATCGGGGCAATGTGAATGGCTTCCAACACGCGATCATGGTCGATCAGGTGCTGCATACGCTGGACCATCTGTTGCCGGATATGTCGGATGCAACCCGCGACGAGGCGGAGAAGATTCTCCGTAAGCGGCTACCGAAATTCAGCGTCGATACGCTCCCCGCTCTGGTGCCGAATATGATGACCGGGCGGATCTGTAACCGCCTCGATCTTCAGGGGCCGAATTATATCCTTGATGGCGCCTGTGCCTCGACATCGCTTGCGCTTTTGGCGGCGGCGGATGAGCTGCGATCGGGTCGCGCCGATATGATGTTGGCGGGCGGGGTGAACACCACGACCTCCAGTCTTGTTTACGGGGTCTTCTGTCAGCTGGGGGCCCTGTCCCGGAACGAGCAGGTGCGGCCGTTCTCCGCCCATGCGGATGGGACCTTGCTCGGCGAAGGGCAGGGGGTCTTCCTTCTGAAGCGTCTCGAAGATGCCCTGCAGAACGAAGATCAAATCCATGCCGTGATCAAAGGGGTAGGGATTTCATCGGACGGACGATCCTCTGGCCTCATGGCGCCCTTCCAGCGGGGCGAAGAGCAAGCCATCGCCCGCGCCTATGAGAATACCGGGATCGACCCGAACAGTATCGATCTGCTCGAAGCCCACGGGACCGGGATCCCGCTTGGGGATCGGACAGAAGTCAACGCCATGCGCGCCGTGTTCGGTGAGCGCACCGGCGGCGTCCCCCATATCGCCCTAGGCTCCGTGAAATCGATGGTGGGGCACACCATTCCCGCCGCCGGAGCGGCGTCCCTCATCAAAGTCACGATGGCGTTGAAAGAGGGGATCCTGCCCCCGACCTTGGTGGAGGAGCGCAATCCTGATCTCGGTTTGGAAACAACCCCCTTCTACTTGAACCGCGAGCCGCGCCCATGGCTGCGGCGGAAGGATCAACCGCGCCGTGCGGGGATCAACTCCTTCGGGTTTGGCGGCATCAATTCCCACATCTCCGTCGAAGAGTCGCCCTATGCATCGATGAGCGACTTGCCGGTCTTTGGGACGCGGCGAGTTTGGGGCCCGGAACTTTTTACCTGGGCGGCAAATTCCAAAGAGGACCTGCTGGGCACTCTCCGCACGGCTCAAAATGCCCTGGCGGAGGGGGAAAGTTCGCAGCAGGCGTTCACGACATTCGCGGATCAAACGGTGGATAAGGCCGCAAGCGATGGCGGCAACCATCGTCTGGCCTTTGTCGCGAAGGATTTCGA
This window harbors:
- a CDS encoding type I polyketide synthase, with translation MSNLANSATGKRDFAIFALTPSGLDNVDLAIAASRAGGVGVLNAEYGENPETAGGLLDHLAKHARGDFGILLPKAEGAWLDLVKSAQTRPPFVVVPVDGLSARGVEELKALGCTVLGQLTGWSEGAAALAGLVDGFWLKGHEAGGLIGEETSFVLLNDIKRHTDLPLFVRGGINRESAAACAVGGASGVVLDDQLLLLAESPLKEPLGLALKRFSGVETILGEDQHGERYLRFWGLPGTRTARDLRDAITAAGDVHKEHIAKLGWTLDAEAEKVPPLGQDGAVASYWAAEFGKVSAVLKAIRQSVKELPRRAARADILQEGSPLAEAHGTRFPIVQGPMTHVSDTADFAVAVAEGGGLPMVAVSLMRGEKVKDLLMETAEKIGDKSWGVGMLGFVPTETLADQRAAILAAKPTFAVIAGGRPDQAREMEEQGIRSYLHVPSPVLLEQFIQNGAKSFIFEGRECGGHIGPVGSFVLWSMMSDALLAANLSREEAGKIHILFAGGIFDGRSAAMAQVMATRVAEAGFKVGILMGTPYLFTEEAVTAGAINKTFQDVAIAATATASCATGPGHASRCVTSQFVTDFRTKRTTMAREGKSGSEISEELEAMSLGRLRLASKGVSRPADGSRRYEERSEEEQREGGMYMIGQTATLLSEVTTVEALHRGVCDGAQTTLSAFVRTLPIEAKVVDQTPADIAIIGMSAILPGAKTAEQFWENILGKVHAIKEVPEHRWDVDQFFDPEKGKRDKIYSRWGGFIDDVRFDPMRFGMPPNSLESIDPMQLLGLVAMDEVMKDADLCPNGLDGENTSVILGFSGGLGELGIKYAARTEMYRSQGYVDPEDLDFMPEWTSDSFAGLLPNVAPGRIANRFNLGGVNFTVDAACASSLAAIYQGVLELETGRSDLVIGGGIDTVQGPFGFTCFAKAGALSPRGMSNTFDEKADGIAISEGLAMIAMKRLSDAERDGDKILAVIKGIAGSSDGKAKGLMAPLPRGQMRALRRAYNQAGYSPATVGHFEAHGTGTAAGDRAEIESLSTVLLEEGAEPRSAVVGSVKTNIGHTKSSAGVAGLIKSICALNDKILPPHRGVDVPNEAFTKEGFPLHVSQEVRPWFASAGPRRASVSAFGFGGTNFHATLEEYTGDYREAQPLARRWPVELYVWREESKDALIAAMMDTLSALDAGGQPHGPDLALSLAAKAAPAGLGAAIVACSVDVLREKLRGLIGNINQPNDIDRPAGAYYSGKSSADAGQLAVLFSGQGSQYPDMFRKFAAYNAAMRDRIELADKQTRSSETFRDGKRLAELIYPADRFTPAEDKAAKQALMQTEVTQPALGAVEAGLWAVLSAMGLTPAMAAGHSYGEFAALHAAGSITAEELFAISEARGRLISKASSGGDLGAMVAALGPIEEVRRVVGDMDDVYYANFNAPRQTILSGGKDAMKAVADKLDAAGINAKMLPVSAAFHSPYMQPASEPFNKVLGDIDFKAPRFPVYANGTAAPHDPASLGAAMGAHLTGPVKFTETVERMHADGARIFLEIGPKTVLTDLVKANLLQKDFTAISVDGHGGDLAGLFHGIGELHAAGVSLDLAPLLKGRAKRIDLRKLAEIRLEPPMSQHEWLINGTYARRQDQVVHVQAPQRDTPALGAPGAGAAVHGAPNGSLNGSDNGSEALPGAAPHGAGGAASAPQAPNGPANGTGPSPSASPSLPEGWRRITGSAAHGLAGSRFSLTNGSGDNAMTYDPPHGSPLMGDAALREYFGVMRQFLQTQESVMLSLAGNGAGSAMAYEAHQQTAMPAPAPAPLALPQPAAPAPQAAAPAPAPVAEPAPAVNGHALNGHANGAHMNGAHAEPAPAPAPAPAPAPAPVAEAAPAPAAAPAPAAAGSIDVKATLLDIVSDRTGYPEDMLSMDADIEADLGIDSIKRTEILGAMRGALPDSATDALEERMQDLSKAKSLSEIEGIIAGVVGSAGGADQRPFELSGEATPIVPIEAPSSAYAALPRFITKAYAEPVADVPLETPDDGVVVILAGDAAALADEVQSQIETAGGQAVIARRKVWSDEAAFATWLNDIRAKYRIRRAVNLAAVDLPPFTLDMSLDAWRSQIDAAVKSLFPVLRLLAPDLMEGGTFISASACGGQFSRSAPFEAFDGGLPNPAAGGAIGLLKCLSLEWREARVKAIDLDPKESLEAQASHLLTELLLPGGRREVGYPGGVRTVFKTAPGSVTRHAENARHPDENWVVLAIGGLKGITAETLRHLASRKATLVLASRSGIPTAEEEDTKGIEDEGQLRAHFIQKAKAAGEKILPAQINKKVSQLISTREVYANLRDFEAFGAKIDVRSVDMRDADAVGAMVDDLYGKYGRIDAVYFGAGIIEDSLLISKEDLSSVHRVIDTKVDSAFILAKKLRVDSLKFFGLFTSVAGRFGNPGQTDYGAANEVLNQLGWALRAHWGPGVKVSAVNWGPWLKVTNGKGMVTPETKKQFEARGVSLVTPAGGLVYMVNEVLYASPDEVEAIAGDESWGYQEEAFGALPRPSARKIGGMDFPLLHGAERTNLSTEQYGLTKSVDLISDPYLDHHRIDHTPVMPFMGALEYIAEAAAFAAPDKTVYSVSDMRLFKGVTLEGDHVPLDIKVKPTGEGAEVELWAGGARPVPGYRAAVSYTPPTIQAPTYVPPPQPRTGVSMDEAYRDWLFHGACLQTITNVRHLDERRLVVDAMATGPGDLYPPAKGANWIFDPALLDGALQMVLVWSRVMRNETGLPARMSSVTRFTTAPVTGPVLIDMHFISAHDDSRIKCNFAIFGQNGQPLVFVDLFEATSTDALNRVGGVVADRLPFGQGRSEADALKLL